A region of Anguilla rostrata isolate EN2019 chromosome 10, ASM1855537v3, whole genome shotgun sequence DNA encodes the following proteins:
- the slc23a2 gene encoding solute carrier family 23 member 2, translated as MCELDDPADQRLEHESELNERPELLGPQTEGAAGREGRREAEGGMGVGKNSTSKSMDSGGEPGRYEEEGKRGADFYPIPVVVNGVSQAAADQDAEDTELMAIYTKEKDGGEKSSLSDTVDSADSVDVRRMDMIYTIEDTPPWYLCIFLGLQHYLTCFSGTIAVPFLLVEAMCVGFDQWATSQLIGTIFFCVGITTLLQTTFGCRLPLFQASAFAFLAPARAILSLDKWKCNDTAVPVLNSTELMHTEHIWHPRIREIQGAIIVSSLIEVCIGALGLPGVLLKYIGPLTITPTVALIGLSGFQAAGERAGKHWGIAMLTIFLVLLFSQYARNVQLPLPIYRAKKGWTSYRLQLFKMFPIIMAILVSWLLCFIFTVTDVFPPEKEKYGFYARTDARQGVLAAAPWFKVPYPFQWGVPTVTAAGVIGMLSAVVASIIESIGDYYACARLSCAPPPPIHAINRGIFIEGLSCVLDGLFGTGNGSTSSSPNIGVLGITKVGSRRVIQYGAALMLVLGLVGKFSALFASLPDPVLGALFCTLFGMITAVGLSNLQFVDLNSSRNLFVLGFSIFFGLVLPSYLKENPLVTGIVEIDQVLNVLLTTAMFVGGSVAFVLDNTIPGTLEERGIRKLKRGSGPSASELEGMRSYDLPFGMDFLRRHRIFQYLPISPTFAGYNCGAVRTGCRRRGGGGDGGGGTAGGGESGV; from the exons ATGTGTGAACTAG aCGACCCCGCCGACCAGCGTCTGGAGCATGAGTCCGAGCTGAACGAGAGACCCGAACTTTTAGGACCGCAGACAGAGGGCGCCGCGGGGCGGGAGGGCCggagggaggcggagggagGAATGGGCGTGGGGAAGAACAGCACCTCCAAGTCCATGGATTCCGGAGGAGAGCCGGGGAGGTACGAGGAGGAGGGAAAACGTGGAGCGGACTTCTACCCCATTCCC GTGGTGGTAAACGGGGTGAGTCAGGCCGCTGCCGACCAGGACGCCGAAGACACCGAGCTCATGGCCATTTACACCAAGGAGAAGGATGGcggagagaag agttcTCTGTCGGACACGGTGGACAGCGCTGACAGTGTAGACGTCAGGCGTATGGACATGATCTACACCATCGAGGACACCCCTCCCTGGTACCTGTGTATCTTCCTGGGCCTGCAG CACTACCTGACCTGCTTCAGCGGGACCATCGCCGTGCCCTTCCTGTTGGTGGAGGCCATGTGCGTGGGATTCGACCAGTGGGCCACCAGTCAGCTCATTGGCACCATCTTCTTCTGCGTAGGCATCACCACCCTGCTCCAGACTACATTCGGCTGCCG cctccccctcTTCCAGGCCAGTGCTTTCGCCTTTCTGGCTCCCGCCCGTGCCATCCTCTCCCTGGACAAGTGGAAGTGCAATGATACAG CCGTTCCAGTACTGAACAGTACAGAGCTgatgcacacagagcacatatgGCACCCTCGGATAcgggag aTCCAGGGGGCCATCATCGTGTCGTCGCTGATCGAGGTGTGCATCGGGGCCCTGGGGCTCCCCGGGGTCCTGCTCAAGTACATCGGGCCCCTCACCATCACCCCCACCGTGGCCCTCATCGGCCTGTCGGGCTTCCAGGCGGCCGGGGAGAGGGCAGGGAAGCACTGGGGCATCGCCATGCT AACCATCTTCCTGGTGCTGCTGTTCTCGCAGTACGCCCGCAACGTGCAGCTGCCCCTGCCCATCTACAGGGCCAAAAAGGGCTGGACCTCGTACCGCCTGCAGCTCTTTAAGATGTTCCCG aTCATCATGGCGATCCTGGTGTCATGGCTGCTGTGTTTCATCTTCACGGTGACGGACGTCTTCCCGCCGGAGAAGGAGAAGTACGGGTTCTACGCCCGCACGGATGCCCGGCAGGGCGTCCTGGCGGCGGCCCCCTGGTTCAAGGTGCCCTACCCCT TTCAGTGGGGTGTGCCCACTGTGACTGCAGCTGGGGTGATTGGCATGCTAAGCGCAGTGGTGGCCAGCATCATAGAGTCCATCGGGGATTACTACGCCTGCGCCCGCCTGTCctgtgcccccccgccccccatccacGCTATCAACAG GGGCATCTTCATCGAGGGACTGTCCTGTGTGCTGGACGGGCTTTTTGGGACGGGGAACggctccacctcctccagccccaACATCGGGGTGTTGGGGATCACCAAG gtggGCAGCAGGCGGGTGATCCAGTACGGGGCGGCCCTCATGCTGGTGCTGGGCCTGGTGGGGAAGTTCAGCGCCCTCTTCGCCTCGCTCCCGGACCCCGTCCTGGGGGCGCTCTTCTGCACCCTGTTCGGCATGATCACCGCCGTGGGCCTCTCCAACCTGCAGTTCGTCGACCTCAACTCCTCGCGCAACCTCTTCGTCCTGGGCTTCTCCATCTTCTTCGGCCTGGTGCTGCCCAGCTACCTCAAGGAGAACCCCCTGGTGACGG gTATTGTGGAGATTGACCAAGTGCTCAATGTTCTTCTCACGACGGCCATGTTTGTAGGGGGCTCGGTGGCATTTGTGCTGGATAACACTATTCCTG GGActctggaggagagggggatccGGAAGCTGAAGAGGGGCTCGGGCCCCAGCGCCTCGGAGCTGGAGGGGATGCGCTCCTACGACCTCCCGTTCGGCATGGACTTCCTGCGCCGCCACCGCATCTTCCAGTACCTGCCCATCAGCCCCACCTTCGCCGGGTACAACTGCGGCGCCGTCCGGACGGGCTGccggaggcgggggggcggaggggacggagggggcgggacagccgggggaggggagagcggggTATAG